Proteins encoded within one genomic window of Methanothrix harundinacea 6Ac:
- a CDS encoding energy-coupling factor ABC transporter ATP-binding protein yields the protein MGEEPRRGGGRPPPPADRSRRHPGDDPLSEYAIEIQDLSYSYPDGTRALDGVSFSVERGRSVALLGPNGAGKSTLLLHMNGLLRGDGTVRILGRKVEEESLPWVRSRVGMVFQDPDDQLFMPNLREDVAFGPRNLGRAEAEVDRDVSRALEAVGLQGLEGKAPHHLSFGQKKRAALASVLSMRPEVLVMDEPTSNLDPKSKRTVVSLIRDLCDSGTTIITATHDVNIVTLMADEILLLDRRVMGYGPLREILEEREVLEGLGLEVPILVDLFHSLRGCCSHHFHQTPITKDEAVEGLKRILG from the coding sequence AGCGAATACGCCATCGAGATCCAGGATCTCAGCTACAGCTACCCCGACGGGACAAGAGCCCTCGACGGGGTCAGCTTCTCCGTAGAGCGGGGGAGGTCGGTCGCCCTCCTCGGCCCCAACGGCGCCGGAAAGTCGACCCTCCTCCTTCACATGAACGGCCTTTTGAGGGGGGATGGGACGGTCAGGATCCTCGGCCGGAAGGTCGAGGAGGAGAGCCTCCCCTGGGTCCGCAGCCGGGTGGGGATGGTCTTCCAGGACCCCGACGACCAGCTCTTCATGCCCAACCTCCGGGAGGACGTCGCCTTCGGCCCCCGGAACCTCGGCAGGGCCGAGGCGGAGGTGGACCGGGACGTCTCCCGGGCCCTGGAGGCGGTGGGCCTCCAAGGGCTCGAAGGGAAGGCCCCCCACCACCTCAGCTTCGGCCAGAAGAAGAGGGCGGCCCTCGCCTCGGTCCTCTCCATGAGGCCGGAGGTCCTGGTGATGGACGAGCCGACCTCGAACCTCGACCCCAAGTCCAAGAGGACGGTCGTCTCCCTCATAAGAGACCTCTGCGACTCGGGGACGACGATCATCACCGCCACCCACGACGTCAACATCGTGACCCTGATGGCCGACGAGATCCTCCTCCTGGATAGGAGGGTGATGGGGTACGGCCCCCTGAGGGAGATCCTCGAGGAGAGGGAGGTCCTGGAGGGCCTCGGCCTGGAGGTCCCGATCCTGGTGGACCTCTTCCACTCCCTGAGGGGCTGCTGCAGCCATCACTTCCATCAGACGCCCATCACAAAAGATGAGGCGGTCGAGGGGCTGAAGAGGATCCTCGGGTGA